A genomic region of Arvicola amphibius chromosome 7, mArvAmp1.2, whole genome shotgun sequence contains the following coding sequences:
- the Rtl1 gene encoding retrotransposon-like protein 1: MMEPSEDSFETMMELKNPSSKQMESSEGSSNTVEETPGSSGAQAQAGAGSDSGPVQEGEEPPSGPVQEGEEPPSGPVQEGEEPPSGPVQEGEEPPSGPVQEGEEPPSGPIQEGGEPFSGPVEEGEEPPSGPVQVGEEPFSGPVEEGEEPPNGPVQEGEEPPSGPVQEGEEPPSGHIQKGGEPFSGPVEEGEEPPSGPVQEGEEPPSGPVQEGEEPPSGPIQEGEEPFSGPVEEGEEPPSSPVQEGEEPFSGPVEEGEEPPSGPIKEGEEPPSGPVEEGEEPPSGPVEEMQELSTETESSFSDSYEESEDSYSDQDLEGTYYSSDPLSGATDGIDSMSGNYYGTQLDDDTDLESGELDSEAQSRSSPEEVVATMGTIISMFLRMQDVRQQQIVTEEILTQAIEDGQLPTIRRFSGDRRDYHEFIVLCQMTMQSHASMFSNDFLRVKFVMRHMSGLALEWANALVEQNSPLINDFAGFLEAMSEKFEYRQTLRVAEDAMFKIRQGHRSVADYINEFQSLIPTLGWPDEVLQAHLCHGLNEDIRHYLFRIPQPDSLENLMVVVLQIEEKLAERRAVLRLPPEARPRNMTWIDSPAPEKWRVSSWLSHTYHPDIDRAHIFLLLMVRVSPYHSVAVQALVDSGAEGNYMDERFAQEHYVELYEKPYPQAIQTVDGSLIGNEPIWLYTEPLMCIQQNHYEYIEFDIVPSPHFSVVLGIKWLRTHAPDVDWTRGRCTFHSPYCLKNCFHPPAPCIALEKYSMSLLPGLPHPYSDLADVFNPREADDETSDQPSSDGSDDLSESEPSELQQAGDSDRNDVFYECPSRVPWVSVAARMQEKARQQEEYWILCDMLMERQDYIQMMPELFDQLHGAAWFTKLELRRDIQGTDETYSVSRTEDTWRATFGLTVHQMRCYRPFTMCSFADESDNEIHFILKDILGFYVICRGKEVLIYSMTQEEHFEHVRQVLLRFRYNRVYCSLDKSQFHRHTAEIMGFALSPKGVKLNKTLMNLITGCPVPGNRRCLQAVIELMYPYRHFVEHFAVIADPLVRQLLSSQPFYWGEEEQEAFECLKRAFRKAPILYHPKPHNPFYLETGITGTFLYASLIQTDEETGKKATCAFYSRKLSPMEVDYPQVEMRILPIRASFMVWCRYLENTEEPIMILLNTEDLASLNNDRLTVLLPGHWVFFFSHFHFDVMELPDQDDTRALSHRRSRNQRGSRGRYLRPLLLLALRRGQRVSSSESESEDSEDESDQESAELNRQSLVQELLSTIPIEQILNSFLAHLNMAQVRAFVLNFFYCLLRWKSVVSVAALLVIMRVKQQQVSPLPAPSLEVDYPPPRHTLRLILDSSLIAGSGMVTALIQLFNQMPPLLGGHSIPARQLAEMFLWPRCWQRNALHSQPPRGLRFTPGFWFTLCQFFGIRANPEDDVFPAPHERRYLELHVVGDEDVVLREALQDDLQRYRQCGLHDGLQDTSQDAQDNDVQEALLGDQEAVTFRPRDLLDPEVLDFLSNRLLYILGADGRLTLISRDEVAQALTRFLIMASRIRPPPPPSNTLSSSDDELD; the protein is encoded by the coding sequence ATGATGGAACCCTCTGAAGACTCATTTGAGACGATGATGGAGCTTAAGAATCCATCATCAAAACAAATGGAGTCCTCCGAGGGCTCATCCAACACCGTTGAGGAGACACCAGGAAGCAGCGGGGCACAGGCGCAGGCAGGGGCGGGCTCAGACAGTGGCCCAGTCCAGGAGGGAGAAGAGCCCCCCAGTGGCCCAGTCCAGGAGGGAGAAGAGCCACCCAGTGGCCCTGTCCAGGAGGGAGAAGAGCCACCCAGTGGCCCTGTCCAGGAGGGAGAAGAGCCACCCAGTGGCCCTGTCCAGGAAGGAGAAGAACCACCCAGTGGCCCCAtccaggagggaggagagccATTCAGTGGCCCCGTCGAGGAGGGAGAAGAACCACCCAGTGGCCCTGTCCAGGTGGGAGAAGAACCATTCAGTGGCCCTGTCGAGGAGGGAGAAGAACCACCCAATGGCCCTGTCCAGGAGGGAGAAGAGCCACCCAGTGGCCCTGTCCAGGAAGGAGAAGAACCACCCAGTGGCCACATCCAGAAGGGAGGAGAGCCATTCAGTGGCCCCGTCGAGGAGGGAGAAGAACCACCCAGTGGCCCTGTCCAGGAGGGAGAAGAGCCACCCAGTGGCCCTGTCCAGGAAGGAGAAGAACCACCCAGTGGCCCCATCCAGGAGGGAGAAGAGCCATTCAGTGGCCCCGTCGAGGAGGGAGAAGAGCCACCCAGTAGCCCTGTCCAGGAGGGAGAAGAGCCATTCAGTGGCCCTGTCGAGGAGGGAGAAGAACCACCCAGTGGCCCCATCAAGGAGGGAGAAGAGCCCCCCAGTGGCCCCGTTGAGGAGGGAGAAGAGCCCCCCAGTGGCCCCGTTGAGGAAATGCAAGAGCTGTCCACTGAAACGGAGTCGTCATTCAGTGACTCATATGAGGAAAGCGAGGATTCATACAGTGACCAAGACCTGGAGGGGACCTACTACAGTTCAGATCCACTCAGTGGGGCTACCGATGGCATAGATTCCATGTCAGGCAACTATTATGGGACCCAGCTAGATGACGACACTGACCTGGAAAGTGGGGAGCTGGACAGCGAGGCTCAGTCCAGGAGCTCTCCCGAGGAAGTCGTGGCCACTATGGGGACCATCATCTCCATGTTCCTCCGAATGCAAGATGTCAGACAACAGCAGATAGTGACGGAGGAGATTTTGACGCAAGCCATCGAGGATGGCCAGCTGCCAACCATCAGGCGCTTCTCTGGAGATCGAAGAGATTACCATGAGTTCATTGTGCTCTGCCAGATGACCATGCAGAGCCACGCATCAATGTTCTCCAATGACTTCCTGCGAGTTAAGTTTGTCATGCGCCATATGTCTGGCCTAGCCTTGGAGTGGGCCAACGCCCTGGTAGAGCAGAACAGCCCCCTGATAAATGACTTCGCGGGCTTCCTGGAAGCCATGTCAGAAAAGTTCGAGTACCGGCAGACGCTACGTGTGGCAGAAGACGCCATGTTCAAAATCAGGCAGGGACACCGCAGCGTCGCCGATTACATCAATGAGTTCCAGAGTCTGATACCCACCTTGGGCTGGCCAGATGAAGTCCTGCAGGCCCACCTGTGCCATGGGCTCAATGAAGACATCAGGCACTATCTGTTCAGGATCCCTCAGCCGGATTCCCTGGAGAACCTGATGGTGGTTGTCCTGCAAATTGAAGAAAAGctggcagagaggagagcagtGCTCAGGCTGCCCCCGGAGGCCCGCCCAAGGAACATGACCTGGATCGACTCACCTGCCCCAGAGAAGTGGCGGGTAAGCAGCTGGCTGTCCCATACGTACCATCCAGATATCGACCGTGCCCACATCTTCCTGCTGCTCATGGTGAGGGTAAGCCCCTACCACAGTGTCGCAGTACAGGCTCTGGTGGACTCTGGAGCAGAAGGGAACTACATGGATGAGAGGTTTGCCCAAGAGCACTACGTGGAGCTCTACGAGAAACCCTATCCACAGGCAATCCAAACCGTGGATGGCTCCCTGATTGGCAATGAACCCATCTGGCTGTACACTGAACCCCTGATGTGCATCCAACAGAACCATTATGAGTACATTGAATTTGACATCGTACCTTCGCCCCACTTCTCTGTGGTCTTAGGCATCAAGTGGCTCCGAACCCACGCACCTGACGTTGACTGGACCAGAGGCCGTTGCACCTTCCACTCTCCCTACTGCCTGAAGAATTGCTTCCACCCACCCGCACCATGCATCGCACTGGAGAAATACAGCATGAGCCTGCTACCCGGATTGCCGCACCCGTACTCAGACCTGGCCGACGTGTTTAACCCGAGGGAAGCAGATGATGAGACTTCCGACCAGCCAAGCTCAGACGGATCCGATGATCTTTCTGAATCAGAGCCCTCTGAGCTTCAGCAGGCTGGAGACAGTGATCGAAACGACGTCTTTTATGAGTGTCCTTCCAGGGTGCCTTGGGTATCTGTGGCAGCCAGGATGCAAGAAAAAGCCAGGCAGCAAGAGGAATACTGGATTTTGTGCGACATGCTGATGGAAAGACAGGACTACATACAGATGATGCCAGAACTCTTTGACCAATTACATGGAGCTGCATGGTTCACAAAACTGGAGCTGCGTAGGGACATTCAGGGAACCGATGAGACCTACAGCGTCTCACGCACAGAGGACACATGGAGAGCAACATTTGGTTTGACCGTTCACCAGATGAGATGCTACCGGCCCTTCACAATGTGCTCTTTTGCCGACGAATCTGATAATGAGATTCACTTTATCCTAAAAGACATCCTAGGCTTCTACGTGATTTGCCGTGGCAAAGAAGTCCTGATCTACTCAATGACCCAGGAGGAGCACTTCGAGCATGTCCGCCAAGTTCTGCTTCGCTTTCGCTATAACAGAGTCTACTGCTCACTGGACAAAAGCCAGTTCCATCGCCACACTGCAGAAATCATGGGCTTCGCACTATCCCCCAAAGGGGTGAAACTCAACAAGACCCTCATGAATCTCATTACAGGGTGCCCTGTCCCTGGCAACAGGAGGTGCCTGCAAGCCGTTATCGAACTCATGTATCCCTACCGCCACTTCGTGGAGCACTTCGCCGTCATCGCAGATCCCCTGGTGAGGCAGCTGCTAAGTTCCCAGCCCTTCTACTGgggagaagaggagcaggaggcttTCGAATGCCTGAAGAGGGCCTTCCGCAAGGCTCCCATCCTCTACCACCCCAAGCCTCACAACCCATTCTACTTGGAAACAGGCATCACTGGGACATTCCTGTATGCCTCCCTGATCCAAACTGATGAAGAAACTGGCAAGAAAGCTACCTGCGCTTTCTACTCACGAAAACTCTCCCCAATGGAGGTGGATTACCCTCAAGTGGAGATGAGGATCCTTCCGATTCGGGCTTCCTTCATGGTGTGGTGCCGCTACCTGGAGAACACCGAGGAGCCCATCATGATCCTTCTCAACACAGAGGATCTAGCCTCTCTGAATAATGACAGGCTCACCGTACTTCTCCCCGGGCATTGGGTCTTCTTCTTCTCTCACTTCCATTTTGATGTAATGGAGTTGCCTGATCAAGACGACACCCGAGCCCTGTCCCATAGGAGAAGTCGAAATCAGAGAGGCTCCAGGGGCAGGTATCTGCGGCCACTGCTGCTGCTTGCCTTGAGGAGAGGTCAAAGGGTCTCATCCTCTGAGTCCGAGTCCGAGGACAGTGAAGATGAGTCAGATCAAGAGTCAGCGGAGTTGAATCGGCAGAGCCTGGTGCAGGAGCTACTGTCCACCATCCCGATAGAGCAGATCCTCAACAGCTTTCTGGCCCACTTGAATATGGCCCAGGTCCGGGCCTTCGTCCTCAACTTCTTCTATTGCCTGCTCCGCTGGAAGAGTGTCGTGAGTGTGGCAGCTCTCCTGGTGATAATGAGGGTGAAGCAGCAACAAGTCTCTCCTCTGCCTGCCCCGTCTCTGGAGGTGGACTATCCTCCGCCCCGACACACACTCCGACTCATCCTGGACTCGAGCCTCATTGCAGGTAGCGGTATGGTCACAGCTCTCATTCAGTTGTTCAACCAGATGCCCCCTCTTCTGGGTGGCCACAGCATTCCAGCTCGACAGTTGGCGGAAATGTTCCTGTGGCCCAGGTGCTGGCAGCGGAATGCTCTGCATTCCCAGCCCCCACGGGGCCTGCGATTCACCCCTGGGTTCTGGTTCACCCTGTGTCAGTTCTTCGGGATCAGAGCCAACCCAGAGGATGACGTCTTCCCTGCCCCGCACGAGCGCCGATACTTGGAGCTGCACGTCGTTGGTGATGAAGATGTCGTCTTGCGAGAAGCCCTGCAAGACGACCTGCAACGTTACCGTCAGTGTGGCCTGCATGACGGCCTGCAAGACACCTCGCAGGACGCGCAGGACAACGACGTGCAAGAAGCCCTGCTTGGCGACCAAGAAGCGGTCACCTTCCGCCCACGAGATCTGTTGGACCCAGAGGTCCTAGATTTCCTCAGCAACCGCCTACTCTACATTCTGGGTGCCGATGGCCGACTTACTCTGATCAGCAGAGATGAAGTGGCCCAGGCCCTCACACGATTCCTGATCATGGCCTCCAGAATAAGACCGCCTCCTCCACCCAGCAACACACTATCTTCATCAGATGATGAACTTGACTGA